Genomic DNA from Marinobacter sp. LV10MA510-1:
CCAGCGTGGGGGGTGACTCTTCAAAACTTTCGCCCAAACCGGGCTCCAGCCAGACTTCGTAACCGGCACGGCCGATATAGGCCGCCTCGACAAAATCGTGGCTCATGATTGGCCCTTTAAACACGCCAAAACCGCGCAATTTGCGCAAGCCGCAGTGCTGCATAAACGGCTCTACCCGCAGTATGGCGTTGTGGCCCCAAAAAGCGGCGTGGCCCATTTGCACGGCGGCAAGGCCGGTCGCAAAGAGCGAAGAATACAGGCGGTTGCCAAACTGTTGCAGACGGGCAAACAGCGACTGGCCGTTGATGATGGAGGGGTTTGTTTGCAGGATGCCGACCTGTGGCTCGAGCTCCATCAACTGAACCATTCGCACAATTGTGCGCCCGCTCATCAAGCTGTCGGCGTCTAACACCACCATGTATTTGAAAAGCCGGCCCCAGCGCCGCAGGAAATCGGCGACGTTGCCGCTTTTAAAGTTCAGGTTAACGTTGCGGCGGCGGTAAAACAGCCGGCCGTTGGCGCCCAGCTCGTCACATAACTGATGCCATTTTGCCTGTTCTTCCAGCCATATTTCCGGGTTGCGGCTGTCTGACAAGATGAAAAATTCAAAGTATTCAATCTGGCCGTTGCGCTCTAGCTCTTGATACACCGCTTTCAGCCCGCTAAACGTCCAGTGCACCGGTTCATGGTACACGGGCAGCACAATGGCGGTTTTGACCAGCGGGGTGTGTTCCAGGTCATCGCTGCTGTAGCGGTTCAGCAATGAGTGCTTATCGCCACCCGTCAGCCGTAACACAAATCCGACCACCGCGGTCCAGAAACCCACGGCAATCCAGGCATAGAGCAAGGCAAACAACACCAGCAGGCCGATTTCCAACGGGGTGCCACCGTGGTAAGGCATGATCCACAACAGGTAATAGCTGGCCACGGCGGTTTGGCCGAATACCAGCAGCGCCAGCAAGCTGCGCCTTATTCTGGCAACGGTGCGCCAGCGCCAGAGTTTTTTGGGGGCCAGATCACTCATAACCCATGCTTCCCCTGAGCAGCTCTGGCCCGGCTTCAAGCGTCAACTTTGGTTGTCGCAATTCGAAATACTGGGGCAGCAGTTCCATAACCAGGCTTATATAATCGCCATCAGGGGCCTGCTGCAGAGCGTGACCGACCAACTCAAGAGCAGTGCGGCATTCATTGACACCCGGGTGAATTCCGCTGCCGCGAAGGTAGGCTATTACCCGGTCCAGTGCCTTCTGGCACGGTAGCTGCTCCACGTTTATTCCCTCGCCTGGGTTAAGGCTGGCAGCTGGTACAGCCAGGTTTCAGACACCGCGTTCGGGCCTGCCAACAATCGCGCTCTCAGGGGTGTGTCGTTATTGGGCGCGGGTTTAACAAGCATTGACAGGCGCCAGATGCCCTGCTCTGGCAGGTGCTCTACAAAGTGTTCCATTATTTCGGCGTTGTCGCTGGTGCCCGCTTCACTGACAATCGGAACATCGGCGACGTTGAGGGTTTCGCCCTCAAAATCGACGATTACCCGCCAAGTACCGTCCAGGTTGCGATTATTTTCATCGGGGACAGCAGCGTTGTTCCGGCCAGCACCTACCCAGGTATCCACAACGCGGCCAATACCACCGTCGAATGCGGTATGTTCGCCAAATCTAAGGCGATATTGGAAACTCAGTTCTGCGCCCTGCCCGACTTTCTGACGCGGTTTCCAAAAGGCCACAATGTTGTCGTTGGCTTCTGAGGATGTGGGAATTTCCACCAGCACAACTTCGCCCGCGCCCCAATCGTCGGTATTGTCGATCCAGGCGCTTGGACGCTTTTCGTAGTGCGCTTCTGCGTCTGAAAAATCATCAAAGCGGGTATCGCGCTGCATCAGCCCGAACCCTTTCAGATTCGTCACTTGGAAATAGTTCATCCTCAGACTGATGGGGTTCAGCAATGGCCGCCACACCCACTCGGTCAGTTCAGCGGATTTTTCATCCTGTATCAGCAGGCCGTCAGAGTCGTGAACCTGAGGCCGCCACTCCCCCGCTGGCTGGCGGGTGTTCTCGCCGAAATAGAACATGGAGGTTAACGGTGCCAGGCCAATCTGGTCGATATTGCTACGGGCAAAAAGGCGGGCGCTGACTTCAATGCCAGTGGCCGTATCCGGGGTGATCACGAAACGGTAGGCACCGGTGGCGCTGGGGCTGTCGAGCAGCGCGTAAACGGTCATGGTGCCTGAGTTGGTGCCAGGCCGCTCCAGCCAAAACTCGGTGAACGCCGGAAACTCCTCGCCGGAGGGTAAGCCTGTGTCTATGGCCAGGCCGCGGGCTGACAGGCCGAAACCGTTATCGGCCCCAACACCGCGAAAATAACTGGCGCCAGCGAACACCAGGAACTGGTTGCCCTGGCGCTCCGGACTTTTGATTGCGGACGATGCTTGTAACGGCCAGGTCAGCCGAAAGCCCGCGTAACCCAAATCGGCGGGGATACGCTTGGCCAGATCGGGGGACGGATAGGTAAAGTTATCGCGATTAAAAATCAGCGGTTCTACGCCCTCTAGATCCACTTCGTTCAGGGTTACGGAGTGCCGATATACGCTGCCTGCGGGCACCATCATGACTTCAAAGTGCTTTTCGCCCTCACTGGCCGGCTGACGCCATAGATTGGCTTCGGGTTTGAAGCGGATTGACTGGTAGCGGTCGTAAGGCAATGCGGTTAAAAAATCGGGAACCGCGACGGGTGCTTTGTATGGTGTTTGCGCCAGCGCCTGGGCTTTTTCGGTGACATCGACAAAACCAAAGCTCCAGACCGGAGCACTGGCGCCTAGGCAAAATACGACAACGCACCCGTTCACGGCACGGGTTGTCTTTGCAAGCATGGTTGGTATTTCCTGAGTTCAATTCGATTTGTTATGACTATACAACATCATGGTGTTGACTCGCTCTAAGTGACAGCGATGTAAGATGCTGTCCACGAACCAAAACAGGACAATTCCGAGCGGATTTAGGGTGTCAGATATCGACCGTAAGGGATAAGCGGAAGTTTGGCGAGTTGCCTGCATCGGGTAGCAGGGGAGAATCGCCCAGTACCCGGCCAATTGAGGTGCTTGCGCTCATGTAGCGGGTTCTGAGTTGCAGTGAGAGTTCACCGGCGTCGGCGTTCAGATATTGATCGTACCGGGTGCTGTGAACGTCAGCCCAGCCTCGCAGTAACGACAACCGCGCTCCGGCGCGAACGCCCGTGATAAAAGGAACGTTAAAATCCGGCGTATCGGCGTCTATTCGAAGCCAGCCACCGGATGCAGCCGTGTGGGAGTTGCCGGCGAACCCCTCAAGCAACTGTGAGCCGGCAACGCGGATCTGCTCTGCGGCAGGCAGTTGATCGGTGCCAGCCTGGTAGCGCCCGCTTAACCCCAGGTGCCAGTCGCTCAGTTCGCGGCCGAGGGAGCCATCCAAAAGCAGCTTATAAAAATTTTCAGAATCCCGGTAGTCAGCCTGGGTGGGTGCCTTCCGGCTATTAATGCTTAGCCCGCGGGCGAAGGTGACCATAGTTGCGGCATCCCACCCGTAAAGCTGTATTAACCCGCGCTTACCACTCACCCCCAACGACGATGTTTGTGCAGAGGTGGTTTCATCCCACTCGCCCTGCAACATGCGACGACTTTCGCGGGTGCGATGACTCAGAACGCTGTCGAATTTCAACCCCTGCCAGCCGAAAAGTGCCCGCTGTGCCGAAAAGTTGGTTTCGTCCGATATCACATGCACTTGCTTGCGCAGTGTGTCGGAAACCTGATCGCCGTAACGGCTATTGTTACGAGTGCTTAATGCAAAGTAATTGCCGTGCAAGGGGAAACTGTAGCTAGCGAACAGCGATTCACGTCGGGCGCCTTCGCGGGCCCGGCTGTTGCGGTCAAAAACCACGCCCAGTAAATGTTCGCGGAACATCAGGCCGTCGGCGCTGACACCCAGTGAGCCGTTCATTTCATCATCCGATAACGTGCTGCTACCCGTGACAGACAGTGCGGGCCACAGCCCTGCGGCGGCGGCAGGACGGGCCAGTACGCAGGTGCTGGCTAAAACGATGATAAAAGCGAACATCAGACGAAGCGATAGCACAAACAATTCCGCAATATTAAGCAGTCGGAACAGAGACTGCAGGTTAAAAAAAGTATCGGGCAACCATAAGCTAAGAACATCCCTGTGACCAGCCTGAATTCTCAAAATTGAAAAGTGTAATAATCTAATTTTTCAATGCTTTACTAAGCAGTATTAAATAACTTTTTAAGATTCAGCCCATTGCGCCAAATCTGCCAGCTCTTGCAGGTAAGTTACGGTAAGCTAATCGTGGGATGAATTCTTTGACGGGCACTGCATTTTTTACATTAACCTGGGTAAACTCCGCCGATACCGATCTTCTGAAGGATTCCGAAATGATCAAAAAATGCCTGTTTCCCGTTGCCGGCTACGGCACCCGTTTTTTACCGGCCACCAAGGCCATGCCGAAAGAAATTCTGCCCATCGTCAACAAACCGCTGGTTCAGTACGGTGTTGAAGAGGCATCAGCTGCCGGCATTCATGAGTTCGGGTTTGTGACCGGTCGCGGCAAGCGCGCCATTGAAGATCATTTTGACATTAGCTACGAGCTGGAGCACCAGATTGCCGGCTCTGGCAAAGAGGGACTGCTGACCTCTATCCGCGATTTGATTGACAACAATAGCTTCGCCTTTACCCGTCAAAGCGAAATGAAGGGCCTGGGCCATGCGATTCTGACCGGGCGCAACCTGGTGGGCGACAACCCTTTCGCCGTGGTGCTGGCGGACGACTTCTGCGTGGGACCTGATGGCGAAGACGGCGTGCTGGCGCAGATGGTCAAGCTTTACAGCCAGTTCCGCTGCTCGATTGTGGCCATTGAAGAAGTACCGGCCGACGAAACCCACAAGTACGGCGTGATTGCTGGCGAGTGCATGAAAGACGGCCTGTTCCGGGTAACGGACATGGTGGAAAAACCCGCACCGGAAGACGCGCCCAGCAATATGGCCATCATCGGCCGTTACATTCTGACACCGGATATTTTCGACATTCTGGAGCGCACGCCGGCTGGTAAGAACGGTGAAGTGCAAATTACAGACGCCCTGCTGGAACAAGCCAAAACCGGCTGTGTGCTGGCCTACCAATTCAAAGGCCGGCGTTTTGACTGCGGCAGCATTGATGGTTTTGTAGAGGCGACCAATTATGTGTATGAAAACATCTACAAAAAGGGCTTATAGCCTAAGCCAATAAAGAGTTGACGCATCGCAGCCGAATCAGTATATTTCGCTGCGTTGCAAAACAGGACCATAGCTCAGTTGGTTAGAGCGCTGCCTTGACATGGCAGAGGTCGGCAGTTCAAATCTGCCTGGTCCTACCAGAATTCCCAACAAAATGAGCTACTTAGAGCGAAAGCCGAGTGGCTTTTTTGTATTTGGCATGCCGCCATCACGCCGTGTCACCAATATGTGACCGTTCAGAGCGAGCACATCACACTTGTCCATTTTTTTATAAACAGTGTGATGTGGCGACGGGCGCTTACTTTTTCATACCTTGCCCTCCTCCATCCGCTCAGCAATCCATTTGCGAATTACCGACTCCGGCTAAGCAACGGCGCGTGCTCCAATTTTGACGGATCTGGGAAAAGTTCCAGCGGCCATACCTTCATATATTGCGCTTCGGCTGCGGGCGGTGATCTGCTCTACTTCTTTGCGCCGCAACATGCGGTCAAGTTGCTGGCGGTCGGTCTGCGTCTGTACGATCATGGGATACTCCTTGGATCCTACTAGGACATCAAGCTCTGAGACGAATGGAGTGACCTCCAATTTAGCCCGACGTATTGCTCGAAAGCTATTTTCCTTTTTTTTCACCTCAAATGAGGTAAGATAATCGGAAATCATAGCGGAGCTCCCAGCGATGCCCCAAACCAGTGATGGAAATTCAGCCTTACAAACACAAGTTATTGATAATCCTCACGAGGTTGGAAATCAGCTTCAGCAATTAGGCAAACTTACTCAAGAGGATTTTCAACAGGCAATTTCTGCTGCAAACCTGTCAAGAGCCGATGAAACAGCTCACAGCACAAAAGGCTATGCAGGATCGACATTCTATTCAAATTTGATAAAGCAACTACGTGACATATTAGTAGTAAAAGGCTTTAAGCCGCACACACATCAAAACATTGAGCTTGTTCTCAATGACACGGTGGCCATTGCCGTGTGTAAGGGCGATGAAAATACTGGTAAAACTACCCAGGATCCTCACTCTGCACGAAAAAAAGGAGGTGTGACATTAGCACTTTTCGGATTGTCACAAAATGAACTTCCACAGAACGAGGAGCTCTTTGAAGAGTCAGACAGCTTAAAAATAAATCGTGGAAAGCTACAATTAGAAATAGACGGAAAAGAACGTGATGTCTGGATACTTATGCATTATTCCCAAAAGATAGCTGATGGTGAATATCGCGTTAAGGCAGAGCTATCACGGCCATCAACCTACGATAATAAAGGTCGCATAAACTCGTTTTCAGATCGGATCATGCTTGATTTAATGGGCTTAAATATTGAAAGCCAGCCGAACTCTGAAACTCAGTTTACCGATGATATCGACTTCAACATCGAATGAGCCATGATGATGATGATGTATAA
This window encodes:
- a CDS encoding glucan biosynthesis protein G, whose protein sequence is MLAKTTRAVNGCVVVFCLGASAPVWSFGFVDVTEKAQALAQTPYKAPVAVPDFLTALPYDRYQSIRFKPEANLWRQPASEGEKHFEVMMVPAGSVYRHSVTLNEVDLEGVEPLIFNRDNFTYPSPDLAKRIPADLGYAGFRLTWPLQASSAIKSPERQGNQFLVFAGASYFRGVGADNGFGLSARGLAIDTGLPSGEEFPAFTEFWLERPGTNSGTMTVYALLDSPSATGAYRFVITPDTATGIEVSARLFARSNIDQIGLAPLTSMFYFGENTRQPAGEWRPQVHDSDGLLIQDEKSAELTEWVWRPLLNPISLRMNYFQVTNLKGFGLMQRDTRFDDFSDAEAHYEKRPSAWIDNTDDWGAGEVVLVEIPTSSEANDNIVAFWKPRQKVGQGAELSFQYRLRFGEHTAFDGGIGRVVDTWVGAGRNNAAVPDENNRNLDGTWRVIVDFEGETLNVADVPIVSEAGTSDNAEIMEHFVEHLPEQGIWRLSMLVKPAPNNDTPLRARLLAGPNAVSETWLYQLPALTQARE
- a CDS encoding ShlB/FhaC/HecB family hemolysin secretion/activation protein, which codes for MLSLRLMFAFIIVLASTCVLARPAAAAGLWPALSVTGSSTLSDDEMNGSLGVSADGLMFREHLLGVVFDRNSRAREGARRESLFASYSFPLHGNYFALSTRNNSRYGDQVSDTLRKQVHVISDETNFSAQRALFGWQGLKFDSVLSHRTRESRRMLQGEWDETTSAQTSSLGVSGKRGLIQLYGWDAATMVTFARGLSINSRKAPTQADYRDSENFYKLLLDGSLGRELSDWHLGLSGRYQAGTDQLPAAEQIRVAGSQLLEGFAGNSHTAASGGWLRIDADTPDFNVPFITGVRAGARLSLLRGWADVHSTRYDQYLNADAGELSLQLRTRYMSASTSIGRVLGDSPLLPDAGNSPNFRLSLTVDI
- the galU gene encoding UTP--glucose-1-phosphate uridylyltransferase GalU translates to MIKKCLFPVAGYGTRFLPATKAMPKEILPIVNKPLVQYGVEEASAAGIHEFGFVTGRGKRAIEDHFDISYELEHQIAGSGKEGLLTSIRDLIDNNSFAFTRQSEMKGLGHAILTGRNLVGDNPFAVVLADDFCVGPDGEDGVLAQMVKLYSQFRCSIVAIEEVPADETHKYGVIAGECMKDGLFRVTDMVEKPAPEDAPSNMAIIGRYILTPDIFDILERTPAGKNGEVQITDALLEQAKTGCVLAYQFKGRRFDCGSIDGFVEATNYVYENIYKKGL
- a CDS encoding helix-turn-helix transcriptional regulator, with product MIVQTQTDRQQLDRMLRRKEVEQITARSRSAIYEGMAAGTFPRSVKIGARAVA